The Quercus robur chromosome 7, dhQueRobu3.1, whole genome shotgun sequence genome has a segment encoding these proteins:
- the LOC126692645 gene encoding uncharacterized protein LOC126692645, whose product MSSTRIIIHDPFKAWKFLVIPTIRVISTCAFYLFCTIASISFIFYFAFTSQTQGCPHCRRMIVNQKFTNSNITTGYENTNISHIVFGIAGSTKTWNKRKNYTELWWKPNITRGFVWLDEKPPDNVTWPKTSPPYKVSGDISRFKYTCWYGSRSAVRLARIVKESFELGLNNVRWFVMGDDDTVFFTENLLTVLSKYDHNQMYYIGGNSESVEQDVVFSYTMAYGGGGFAISYPLAAKLVRILDGCIDRYANLYGSDQKIQACLSEIGVPLTKELGFHQVDIKGNPYGLLAAHPLAPLVTLHHLDSIQTLFPNLTQLDSFKKLISAYNMDPSRTLQQSFCYDLKRNWSVSVSWGYNVQLYPSLITAKELETAFLTFQTFRTSSEKPFTFNTRPVSTDQCKKPVLYYLDRVQRVGVSQSLTTYKRHVEDSEIGCGRVDYASALIVPSFNVSASSFNPDLWNQAPRRQCCEVVDGSDGVESGIQVNIRSCNQFESVTPP is encoded by the exons ATGTCTAGTACAAGAATAATAATTCACGACCCCTTCAAAGCATGGAAGTTCCTGGTTATCCCAACAATCAGAGTCATCTCTACATGTGCCTTTTATCTCTTTTGCACCATCGCATCCATCTCCTTTATCTTCTACTTTGCTTTCACAAGCCAAACACAGGGTTGCCCCCACTGCCGTCGAATGATCGTGAACCAGAAATTCACAAACAGTAATATCACCACGGGGTACGAAAATACAAACATATCCCATATCGTGTTTGGCATCGCAGGGTCGACAAAGACATGGAACAAGCGCAAGAATTACACTGAGCTATGGTGGAAGCCTAACATCACTCGCGGCTTCGTTTGGCTCGATGAGAAGCCTCCAGACAATGTTACTTGGCCAAAGACCTCACCACCGTACAAAGTCTCCGGTGACATATCTAGGTTCAAGTACACATGCTGGTATGGTTCGCGTTCGGCGGTTCGGCTTGCCCGTATTGTGAAAGAAAGCTTTGAGTTGGGGTTAAACAACGTGAGGTGGTTCGTGATGGGAGACGATGATACTGTTTTTTTCACTGAAAACTTGCTTACTGTGTTATCGAAATATGATCATAATCAGATGTATTATATCGGAGGGAATTCAGAGAGTGTGGAACAAGATGTTGTATTCTCTTATACAATGGCCTATGGAGGCGGTGGATTCGCCATTAGTTATCCTTTGGCCGCCAAGCTTGTTAGGATTTTAGATGGGTGCATTGATCGTTACGCGAATTTGTACGGCTCTGATCAAAAGATCCAAGCTTGTTTGAGTGAGATTGGCGTACCACTCACCAAAGAGCTTGGTTTTCATCAG GTTGACATAAAAGGGAACCCATATGGTTTATTAGCTGCACACCCTTTAGCACCATTGGTCACCCTGCACCACCTAGACTCTATCCAGACACTATTTCCGAACCTGACTCAGCTCGACTCGTTCAAGAAGCTAATCAGTGCTTATAATATGGACCCAAGTCGAACCCTGCAACAAAGTTTCTGTTACGACTTGAAACGCAATTGGTCTGTATCGGTGTCTTGGGGTTACAATGTCCAATTATATCCATCGTTGATAACGGCTAAGGAGCTCGAAACTGCATTTCTGACATTTCAGACGTTTAGGACCTCGAGTGAAAAGCCCTTCACGTTTAATACACGGCCAGTCAGTACAGACCAGTGTAAAAAACCGGTTTTGTATTACTTGGATCGGGTTCAGAGAGTTGGTGTGAGTCAATCACTCACAACGTATAAAAGGCATGTTGAAGATTCGGAAATTGGGTGCGGCCGTGTTGACTACGCTTCTGCCTTGATCGTTCCATCTTTCAACGTCTCGGCTTCAAGTTTCAACCCTGACTTGTGGAATCAG GCACCACGTAGGCAATGCTGCGAGGTCGTCGACGGTTCAGACGGGGTAGAAAGCGGGATTCAGGTCAACATTAGAAGCTGCAATCAATTTGAGAGTGTAACTCCTCCATAG